The nucleotide sequence CTGACCGTCGGACGGCGCGTCGGGGAATTGGTTGACGAACAACACCTGCAATATCAGCAGCGACACCGGCACCGACGCCGCCAGGCCCACCGCCGTGATGTGCCGCACCTGGACGTATTCCGCCCCCGCCACCATCAGCGCGCCGAAGCTGAGCGCCACCGCTGGCTCGCCCCAGCCGCGGTAGCTCAGCTTGACCGGCGGCGCGGTGTAGAAGAACGCCATGATCGAGCCCGCCGCCCCCAGCGCCAGGATCGGCCACCCGCGCAGCACCGTCAGCGCGATGCCGATGGCCGCGCCCGCGCCCAGGCAGGTCATGCCGGCGATGATGGTCGCGCGCGGGGTCATCAGCCCCTGCTGGATCATGCGGCTGCCGCCGTAGAGGGGGGTGAAGTAGTTGACGTTGAGCTCGTCGGCGCCGGTGAGGTGATCGTAGTAGTCGTTGGTGATGTTGGCGCCGGCGTGGAGGAGCACCGCGCCGATCGCCGTCAGCGCGAACAGCCCGCCGTGGAACTGCCCCGAATGCCACCACGCGGCGGCGGCGCCCAGGCCCACCGGCAGCGCCGCGGCGGTGAAAAATGGGGCGCGGCTGACCCCCGCCCAGAAGGCAATTCTCGCTTTCATGGCTGTCACTCCCCCCGCCTCCGCCAAGGCTGCGCCGCGCAAGCCCGCCGCCTGCCGGACGCGCAGCCGAGATAGGCG is from Armatimonadota bacterium and encodes:
- the menA gene encoding 1,4-dihydroxy-2-naphthoate octaprenyltransferase, with protein sequence MKARIAFWAGVSRAPFFTAAALPVGLGAAAAWWHSGQFHGGLFALTAIGAVLLHAGANITNDYYDHLTGADELNVNYFTPLYGGSRMIQQGLMTPRATIIAGMTCLGAGAAIGIALTVLRGWPILALGAAGSIMAFFYTAPPVKLSYRGWGEPAVALSFGALMVAGAEYVQVRHITAVGLAASVPVSLLILQVLFVNQFPDAPSDGQAGKRNWVVRLGTRRARYGVSLIYAATYASILAAIAFGLAPGWCLIALLTAPLAAGASMVNLQYHDQPKRLPPASGLTIATHALTTLLLAIGYLLGAAR